One segment of Paramormyrops kingsleyae isolate MSU_618 chromosome 8, PKINGS_0.4, whole genome shotgun sequence DNA contains the following:
- the arf4a gene encoding ADP-ribosylation factor 4, whose product MGLTISSVFSRLFGKKQMRILMVGLDAAGKTTILYKLKLGEIVTTIPTIGFNVETVEYKNICFTVWDVGGQDKIRPLWRHYFQNTQGLIFVVDSNDRERAQEASEELQKMLQEDELRDAVLLVFANKQDLPNAMPISEMTDKLGLQTLRSRTWYVQATCATQGTGLYEGLDWLSDQLSKR is encoded by the exons ATGGGCCTGACGATCTCCAGCGTTTTTTCTCGCCTCTTTGGGAAGAAGCAGATGCGGATCCTGATGG TTGGCCTGGATGCTGCTGGAAAGACCACAATCCTGTACAAACTGAAGCTAGGGGAAATTGTCACCACAATTCCCACTATAG GGTTCAACGTGGAGACGGTCGAGTATAAGAACATCTGCTTCACGGTGTGGGACGTGGGCGGCCAGGACAAGATCAGGCCCCTCTGGAGGCACTACTTCCAGAACACACAG GGTCTCATCTTCGTGGTGGACAGCAACGATCGTGAGCGGGCACAGGAGGCGTCTGAGGAGCTGCAGAAGATG CTGCAGGAGGATGAACTGCGGGACGCCGTGCTGCTGGTGTTTGCCAACAAACAGGACCTGCCCAACGCCATGCCTATCAGCGAGATGACGGACAAGCTGGGTCTGCAGACGCTGAGGAGCAGGACT TGGTACGTGCAGGCGACCTGCGCCACCCAGGGGACGGGGCTGTACGAGGGGCTCGACTGGCTGTCAGACCAACTCTCCAAGCGCTAA